GTCTTTGTGCCCAATTCCCAGTTTGCACTCAGTGCAGATATGATTTTTCGAGCTAAAATATGGCTATATGTTTGTTTACACAATCCTGGAAAAAATGTAtcacagaattttttttattttttttttacagaagtgaaatatattttattattgattgatttatttatttgtttatttgactgggacaatgcatattgatgaacagacatgattcaacatgaatgtaaatacaccagattatagccaaaggctaatttccaacTGTTGTCCcaggggctggggtcacaaaagggtcaagttaaaaattgcacactatATTACATTCAGTGCACAGTTCCCAtggttgcacattccactcaattccacattccattcattgcacattccTCACAGTTGCATTTTCTATTCATTGCACATTGCACTCATTGTaaagttcccattattgcaccatacaaaatattgcacattccagtCATTACACAgtccccattatttcagtcCAGGCCACCCATTCAAAACCATTACATTCTGTATccacccccttcatattttgtgcatacatgcaaatatgtctctatgGAACAGTTAAAACCACGTTGCTACTATAGATCAGggcatgtttggtttgaccataaccagtttttaatttgagctttaaaagaactgtatgtggGACATTGTCTCTGGATTACCGGGAGACTATTCCACAGGTTCCCCCCTTGGACAGATATCAGCAATCAGGCCACAGCAGCAAAACCAATATTAAATATCGGTATCGACACACCTAGTTATATACCTAGTATATTATAGATATGTCTTTACCTTCTCCATGCACGTCGATCCTCTCGTATATTAGATTCACAATCTCTTCTGGAGGAATGTCATAAATCCTAGTGATGTCTTGAATCGCCTGCAACCAAACATTAACATAAAATTTTCAATCAGTCCTTGTAGTAATCAATATAAGATGGCTTATAGTGATTAGTAAAACCAAATATTTTTGGGGTATTATCCCAATATGATAGGTGAACATTTccatcaaatattttttttatttttttttggctgtggTTTAAATCTCAAACCATTGTGAATACTACTCataaagtaaacacaaaagGACGTCACCTTATACCTTTGTTTGGGAGATTagattactttttacttttatcataccttttcacaatttttttttctaattttagaTGATACACTTGGATCTAATCCTGCATGTCTTCAAAAcagtaatttaaataatttcttgaTGATATAGTTCACACCTCCCCtgactgtgtaatccctcagtcatccaggtatgatccatagtaaaagaaaaatggaaatctgtcagctggacaaactgactttagttagtttagttattAGTTTATTGTGTACTTCCTTTAAaagggtcctatattatacaaagctGACTCATGTGAgtcttaagccatgttataatattacctcatcgaaaacatacctggagttgtgttttgtttcatccacacatgtttggctaatcctgtattattaggctgtctgcatctccaaagttcaaaatgctctcttccagCTTGTAATGTCAACAAGtgatagttttaaagttaacagctgtTTTGCCTCAATTGAACTGTTTTACTCTTCAATACTCTACAAAACCCttaagttttaatattttagttttaccttttgtacagTTGAGTGTCAATAGAAAGTCTCTAACATCGCCTGGTGCTCTGAGGAGTAAAACAGTTTCAATGGGGCTAAAACAGTAGCTGTAACTTCAAAGTTAGgcaattccaaagctgaaattattaaatgattctagtgaagatgttttggatttaaaaacatagtggagcagtTCCTGTATTTCCACTTAATGACATGACAAAGAGGAACagcatgttttcagtttgacaaaagaacacagtctaaatatgcggagtttgtgttaaacatgggccctttaaacaaacaaaaaaatatataatattaatatataaatataaatatatatatatatatatatatatatatatatatattgcatatAACTGTTAATAACAAGCTGTGCATATTAATAAaggcaataacaataataataattaaaaagtacTTAATATAATGTATCCTGTCCTGTATCCTTGTCTGTATCCTTGTCCTAGTAGTGAAATAGGTTATGCATGGACTGTACCATTTTTAGCCATGGGGTTAGGTAAGAACACGGTGGATTAGTCATGTCTAGTACACAGACTAAAGCTTTTCCACTGCTAAGCTTGAACTTCTGGAACAAGTCTTGACATCTTTTGATTAGCACAATTGATTCCATGAAAATCCACCTCACCTTAAATATTGTCTCCATTTCATCCCTGTCGATTTTGCCGTTTCCGTCTTGGTCAAAGAGCTTGAAGTACCATTTGAGTTTTTGGTTAATTTCTCCTTTGAGTAGTAAGCTTATGGCTGCAATGTATTCCACAAAGTCTATATACCCATCCTGTAGGAGAAGCATATGATATCAGAGTTAGTTAGAGCAAGCACTATTCCTAGTTATGAAAAGATATTCAAAGCACCCAGCAATccacttggtttaaacctaaaaggacccccccatactgtatactgtatattcaCTCATCACTCTTAAGACAAGTTGCATTTGTGGAGAGCTTACAGCCAAATTATAAACCAGTATCAACATGCATCAATGACACTAAAACAAAGACACCACTGCTAACAAGAAACTCAGGCCTAAATCCTGCACCATACAGTCCCCAACATCCTGCTTTTCAAATCACACAATAAAAGCTATGAACTAAAACACCAGGACGGTACAGTGAGTTTCTGATGCTGTTCTGATGTGGTCTATGAGGTTTGCAGAAGCTGCCTTACCCCGTCCATGTCAAATGTGAAGAAGACCTGGTCCACATAGCCACTGGCCTCCTCGCTCATCCCGGTCATTTCCAGCATGGATTTGAGCTCAAACAGTGTGATGAGGCCGGACGGAGACTCCCTCATGAACTTGGTGTACCAGTGGTGCATGTCCTCCTCCAGAATGTCATCCAGGCTTGAGCTATGGGAGCCCATGGTGATGCAGCAGCAGGGGCAGCAGTGCTCTGAACCTTGGGCAGGTAAGGACCGACTGAAGCCTCATGCAAGAGCACCTTCTAATCTTTAAGTCTTGACCGGCCCAAAGCAGAGATGGGATAATGGGCTAATGGGATAAGGCTTCCTAGAAGTGAACCACTTGGCACACTCACGGTGGGAGGTTAGTTTCCACAGCAACTGCTGCGGATGAAtagtgtatatgtatatgtatatgtatatgtatatgtatatatatatatatatatatatatatatatatatgtgtgtgtgtgtggggggggggggtgtatagaGCTAGagaaacaaataaatgtgtacTACTGTTAATATTCGTAATCATATCTTTacattaattttaatttcattcataaatcttTCCTTATCAATAATGCAGAATAGTACACAAA
This Periophthalmus magnuspinnatus isolate fPerMag1 chromosome 13, fPerMag1.2.pri, whole genome shotgun sequence DNA region includes the following protein-coding sequences:
- the LOC117380854 gene encoding guanylyl cyclase-activating protein 1-like — its product is MGSHSSSLDDILEEDMHHWYTKFMRESPSGLITLFELKSMLEMTGMSEEASGYVDQVFFTFDMDGDGYIDFVEYIAAISLLLKGEINQKLKWYFKLFDQDGNGKIDRDEMETIFKAIQDITRIYDIPPEEIVNLIYERIDVHGEGELTLEEFISGAREHPDIMDMLSKMMDLTHVLEIILKGQKRKAVN